The following proteins come from a genomic window of Sphaerisporangium rubeum:
- a CDS encoding DUF6603 domain-containing protein: protein MGEGRSGGEDSADLGAVKASFLGSGDPPRLSAADTALPVRLRDMLGTFPDGACQGVAGSGQAVMDEKRTTLTLSLTCVSFPWPAGASVTVAVTGVTAAVTDEGVVTLTLSGTFDEVEVTSTMTAAGAGRLTVAVRPVRPGAFGGELERLGRRFAGDVWQSAQDGMSEFGFDPREVAGFDFRLVKDRSAGLYDLSSVAVVAALDLKGLPLRIALWLPDLRVTGSLRDDTPIGVRSLLESFGIPSGEVPEELAVSDLSFAAALGHAYMVRTKVTGLWSLGPFEIASLSMELSYDPVETFVVNVAGTVAIGSSFGIDVFAAKGFGKGGWSFRGGLPAGADLGMAEVTAAFGLPDVPEPIKSLELTSLWVSCATVAGASVFDLMVQGDMMITEEIRASLGVTVTRDGSGTRYAGTLDIAGYDFEVVFDEDGSGDEVVAATFRGGDDGVEIVLRDLVAHFSDDLAADVPESLRIDLKDAKFVRVRPAGGPARFCVGVDLSASIDLSRLPLVGGFLSQVGTLNVENLQVLYSSADFTAQAVTSVNGLLGQARVVPLPAAGLKAGVAALAELKAGNETTPVALGVPSTTTPAPTGNARSSTPAVPADGAPASTVHWISVQKKLGVVQINRVGVMYQHNVLLFALDAAVALGPLSLSFDGLAVGSPLDRFAPTFDLSGLGVAYNAPPVEISGALLHLPADRLAPDVAFQYDGTATLVLPNYSLAAIGSYAQLKDGEPSLFIFAQLEGTLLELPPILVTGLMAGFGYNRELALPAATEVSGFPLLTLNKQGPDPAGNRPSRVLDVLEGREPAVAGGRPRQWISPRQGSYWLALGVEFTLAKVVNAKVLLAAEFGQELVLALLGTAILQLPLPAESATRTYVYAELGLEAVLRPAKGSFELTAQLSPASYVLTRDCHLTGGFACAVWFGSNPNAGQFVVTLGGYHPAFQRPAYYPVVPRLSVDWSVSGNVSITAQAYLAVTPSCAMAGAMLSAVYQGGGVRAWFTANADLLLSWRPFWFTADISVSVGASYTADFLFVHKTVSVSVGADLDLWGPPVGGTVTVHIVCFSITVRFGHGRPGAGDKTLGWSEFAAMLPKPEEMVTVAAVSGLDKTMDDPAGGGTVWLVRARDLRFFTQAAIPASHLRAGDAPLASPEPGDGPLVDVRPMNRGGLIGEHRLKLYFENAPAPTDGWTLTARTRNVPASLWGATPTSSRDPADMVEAVLEKIMERPTAEVVPDRPVGFDVQAPRPQLAPSRGVFPLSEYSEDELQPGLSPLPRQPTADGDFAFTSEPSCVDLIGRADRGDARNGRDQVYAALADAKLFTGPNDSLADLAGNAGHLFGQAPMTQDAGSRT from the coding sequence ATGGGTGAGGGGCGGTCCGGCGGGGAGGATTCCGCCGATCTCGGTGCGGTGAAGGCGTCCTTCCTCGGTTCGGGTGATCCACCGAGGTTGAGTGCCGCGGACACCGCGCTTCCGGTGCGGTTGCGCGACATGCTTGGCACGTTCCCGGATGGCGCCTGCCAGGGGGTGGCCGGTTCGGGACAGGCGGTGATGGACGAGAAGCGGACGACGCTGACGCTCTCCCTGACGTGCGTGTCGTTTCCCTGGCCGGCCGGCGCGAGCGTGACCGTCGCGGTGACGGGTGTGACGGCGGCGGTGACGGACGAGGGTGTCGTGACGCTCACCCTGAGTGGAACGTTCGACGAGGTCGAGGTGACCTCGACGATGACCGCGGCCGGGGCCGGACGGCTGACGGTCGCGGTGCGGCCGGTCCGGCCGGGTGCCTTCGGCGGAGAGTTGGAGAGGCTCGGCAGGCGCTTCGCCGGTGACGTGTGGCAGAGCGCGCAGGACGGGATGAGCGAGTTCGGGTTCGACCCCCGGGAGGTCGCCGGTTTCGACTTCCGCCTGGTGAAGGACCGATCGGCCGGCCTCTACGATCTGTCGTCGGTGGCGGTGGTGGCCGCGCTCGACCTCAAGGGGCTGCCGCTGCGGATCGCGTTGTGGCTTCCCGATCTGCGCGTCACCGGTTCGCTCCGCGACGACACGCCGATCGGCGTCCGGTCACTGCTGGAGTCGTTCGGGATCCCCTCCGGTGAGGTGCCGGAGGAGCTGGCCGTCAGCGACCTGTCGTTCGCCGCGGCCCTCGGACATGCCTACATGGTCCGGACGAAGGTCACCGGTCTGTGGTCGCTCGGTCCCTTCGAGATCGCTTCCCTGTCCATGGAACTGTCCTACGACCCCGTCGAGACGTTCGTGGTCAACGTCGCGGGCACCGTGGCGATCGGCTCGTCCTTCGGCATCGATGTCTTCGCCGCCAAAGGCTTCGGCAAGGGCGGCTGGTCCTTCCGGGGCGGTCTGCCGGCCGGTGCGGACCTCGGCATGGCGGAGGTGACCGCGGCCTTCGGCCTGCCGGACGTGCCTGAGCCGATCAAGAGCCTGGAGCTGACCAGCCTGTGGGTCTCCTGCGCCACCGTCGCCGGTGCGAGCGTCTTCGACCTCATGGTGCAGGGCGACATGATGATCACCGAAGAGATCCGGGCCTCCCTCGGGGTGACGGTCACCCGGGACGGTTCGGGTACCCGGTACGCGGGGACGCTGGACATCGCCGGCTACGACTTCGAGGTCGTGTTCGACGAGGACGGGTCCGGCGACGAGGTGGTCGCCGCGACGTTCCGCGGCGGCGACGATGGCGTCGAGATCGTGCTGCGGGACCTGGTCGCGCACTTCTCGGACGACCTGGCGGCGGACGTCCCCGAGAGTCTGCGGATCGACCTGAAGGACGCCAAGTTCGTCCGGGTGAGACCCGCCGGCGGCCCGGCGCGGTTCTGTGTCGGGGTCGACCTGTCGGCGTCCATCGACCTTTCCCGGCTTCCCCTGGTCGGCGGGTTCCTGTCGCAGGTGGGGACGTTGAACGTGGAGAACCTGCAGGTCCTCTACAGCTCCGCCGACTTCACGGCCCAGGCCGTCACGTCGGTCAACGGGCTGCTCGGGCAGGCGCGGGTGGTGCCTCTGCCGGCGGCCGGGCTGAAAGCGGGTGTGGCGGCCCTGGCGGAGCTGAAGGCCGGGAACGAGACCACACCGGTCGCCCTCGGTGTGCCCTCGACGACCACGCCGGCCCCCACGGGGAACGCGCGGTCCAGCACCCCCGCGGTGCCGGCCGATGGCGCGCCGGCCTCCACCGTCCACTGGATCTCGGTGCAGAAGAAGCTCGGCGTCGTCCAGATCAACCGGGTGGGGGTGATGTACCAGCACAATGTGCTCCTCTTCGCGCTGGACGCCGCGGTCGCGCTCGGGCCGCTGTCCCTGTCGTTCGACGGGCTGGCGGTCGGCTCACCGCTGGACAGGTTCGCCCCGACGTTCGACCTCTCCGGGCTCGGCGTGGCCTACAACGCTCCACCGGTGGAGATCTCCGGTGCCTTGCTGCACCTGCCCGCCGACCGGCTCGCCCCCGATGTGGCGTTCCAGTACGACGGCACGGCGACGCTCGTGCTGCCGAACTACTCCCTGGCGGCCATCGGCTCCTACGCGCAGCTGAAGGACGGCGAGCCCTCGCTGTTCATCTTCGCCCAGCTCGAAGGGACGTTGCTGGAGCTGCCGCCGATCCTGGTCACCGGGCTGATGGCCGGGTTCGGCTACAACCGGGAGCTGGCCCTGCCCGCCGCCACGGAGGTGTCCGGCTTCCCGCTGCTGACCCTGAACAAGCAGGGGCCGGACCCGGCAGGGAACAGGCCCTCCCGTGTGCTGGACGTCCTGGAGGGACGTGAGCCGGCCGTCGCCGGTGGCCGGCCGCGGCAGTGGATCTCGCCGCGGCAGGGCTCGTACTGGCTGGCACTGGGGGTGGAGTTCACCTTGGCCAAGGTGGTGAACGCCAAGGTGCTGCTCGCGGCGGAGTTCGGCCAGGAACTGGTGCTCGCCCTGCTGGGGACCGCGATCCTCCAACTGCCGCTGCCCGCCGAGTCCGCCACCCGCACCTACGTCTACGCCGAACTTGGCCTGGAAGCCGTCCTCCGGCCCGCCAAGGGCAGCTTCGAACTGACCGCGCAACTGTCCCCGGCCTCGTACGTGCTGACCCGCGACTGCCATCTCACCGGGGGGTTCGCCTGCGCGGTGTGGTTCGGGTCGAACCCGAACGCCGGACAGTTCGTGGTCACGCTCGGCGGCTACCATCCGGCCTTCCAGCGGCCCGCCTACTACCCGGTGGTACCGCGGCTGAGCGTCGACTGGTCGGTCAGCGGCAACGTGTCGATCACCGCGCAGGCGTACCTGGCGGTGACGCCGTCGTGCGCGATGGCGGGAGCGATGCTCAGCGCCGTCTACCAGGGTGGCGGCGTCCGTGCGTGGTTCACGGCGAACGCGGACCTGCTGCTGTCGTGGCGGCCGTTCTGGTTCACCGCCGATATCTCGGTGAGCGTCGGAGCCTCGTACACCGCCGACTTCTTGTTCGTCCACAAGACCGTCAGCGTGTCGGTCGGCGCCGACCTCGACCTGTGGGGACCACCCGTGGGTGGCACGGTCACCGTCCACATCGTGTGCTTCAGCATCACGGTCCGTTTCGGCCACGGACGGCCCGGGGCCGGGGACAAGACGCTGGGATGGTCCGAGTTCGCCGCCATGTTGCCGAAACCGGAGGAGATGGTCACCGTCGCGGCGGTCAGCGGCCTGGACAAGACCATGGACGACCCGGCAGGCGGCGGCACGGTGTGGCTGGTCCGCGCACGCGACCTGCGTTTCTTCACGCAGGCCGCGATCCCCGCCAGCCATCTGCGCGCAGGGGACGCGCCGCTGGCCTCCCCCGAGCCCGGTGACGGACCCCTGGTCGATGTGCGTCCCATGAATCGCGGCGGACTGATCGGCGAGCACCGCCTGAAGCTCTACTTCGAGAACGCGCCGGCGCCGACCGACGGCTGGACGCTGACGGCCCGCACCAGGAACGTGCCCGCGTCGCTGTGGGGAGCCACACCCACCTCGTCGCGGGACCCGGCCGACATGGTCGAAGCGGTGCTCGAAAAGATCATGGAAAGGCCCACCGCCGAGGTGGTCCCCGACCGGCCGGTCGGTTTCGACGTCCAGGCGCCACGGCCACAGCTGGCCCCGTCGCGCGGGGTCTTCCCGCTCAGCGAGTACAGCGAGGACGAACTCCAGCCCGGTCTCTCACCGCTGCCCCGGCAACCCACCGCCGACGGCGACTTCGCCTTCACCTCCGAGCCGTCGTGCGTGGACCTCATCGGCCGCGCCGACCGCGGGGACGCCAGGAACGGCCGCGACCAGGTGTACGCGGCCCTGGCCGACGCCAAGCTGTTCACCGGCCCCAACGACTCCCTGGCCGATCTGGCGGGCAACGCCGGCCACCTGTTCGGCCAGGCCCCCATGACCCAGGACGCGGGGAGCCGGACGTGA
- a CDS encoding arabinofuranosidase catalytic domain-containing protein, producing the protein MNVKRRLSRLLAAAGIPLLLAAAGGYVGLDAPSAQAATTGPCDIYASGGTPCVAAHSTTRALYGTYNGPFYQVRRSSDNTARDIGVLSAGGVADAAAQDAFCSGTNCVITILYDQSGRNNRLAQGPGGAVPGPGPGGSDNLADAKAAPITVGGKKAYGVYISPGTGYRNNTTNGVATGDQPEGIYAVLDGTHYNGGCCFDYGNAQTNGQADDIGIMETIYFGNNNWWGYGDGSGPWIMADMEWGLFSGVNPRYNPLAPINHRFVTAIVKGESNHWAIRGGNAQTGGLTNYFDGRRPNGYHPMKKEGAILLGIGGDNSNGARGTFYEGVLTSGYPTADTENAVQANITAAGYAASGGNPQQGVQIVGGQSGRCVDVPNSRTTNGTQVQIWDCGSGANQRWTSTSSRQLQVYGNKCLDANGQGTANGTQVIIWDCNGGTNQQWNINSNGTITGVQSGRCLDANAAGTANGTKLILWSCNGQANQRWTLRD; encoded by the coding sequence ATGAACGTGAAGAGAAGGCTGAGCCGCCTCCTGGCCGCCGCAGGGATCCCGTTGTTACTCGCCGCCGCCGGCGGTTACGTGGGCTTGGATGCTCCGTCAGCCCAAGCCGCCACTACGGGACCATGTGACATCTACGCCTCGGGCGGCACGCCGTGCGTGGCGGCGCACAGCACGACGCGTGCCCTGTACGGCACCTACAACGGTCCGTTCTACCAGGTCAGACGCTCGTCGGACAACACCGCTCGCGACATCGGCGTGCTGAGCGCGGGCGGTGTGGCCGACGCCGCCGCCCAGGACGCGTTCTGCTCCGGCACCAACTGCGTCATCACCATCCTTTACGACCAGTCCGGCCGGAACAACCGCCTCGCCCAGGGGCCCGGCGGCGCCGTGCCCGGCCCCGGTCCCGGCGGATCGGACAACCTCGCCGACGCGAAGGCGGCCCCGATCACCGTCGGCGGCAAGAAGGCGTACGGCGTTTACATTTCTCCTGGAACCGGTTACCGCAACAACACCACCAACGGTGTCGCGACCGGCGACCAGCCCGAGGGCATCTACGCCGTCCTCGACGGCACGCACTACAACGGGGGGTGCTGCTTCGACTACGGAAACGCGCAGACGAACGGCCAGGCCGATGACATCGGCATCATGGAGACCATCTACTTCGGCAACAACAACTGGTGGGGCTACGGGGACGGTAGCGGCCCCTGGATCATGGCGGACATGGAGTGGGGACTCTTCTCCGGAGTGAACCCGCGGTACAACCCCCTGGCACCCATCAACCACCGCTTCGTGACCGCCATCGTCAAAGGCGAGTCAAACCACTGGGCGATCCGGGGCGGGAACGCGCAGACGGGCGGCCTCACGAACTACTTCGACGGACGGCGCCCCAACGGCTACCACCCGATGAAGAAGGAAGGCGCCATCCTGCTCGGCATCGGCGGCGACAACAGCAACGGCGCACGCGGCACCTTCTACGAGGGCGTGCTGACCTCGGGCTATCCGACGGCCGACACCGAGAACGCCGTACAGGCCAATATCACCGCCGCCGGCTACGCGGCGAGTGGCGGCAACCCGCAGCAAGGCGTCCAGATCGTCGGCGGCCAGTCCGGCCGCTGCGTCGACGTGCCGAACTCTCGCACCACCAACGGCACCCAGGTGCAGATCTGGGACTGCGGCAGCGGCGCCAACCAGCGCTGGACCAGCACCTCCAGCAGGCAGCTCCAGGTGTACGGCAACAAGTGCCTGGACGCCAACGGTCAGGGCACCGCCAACGGCACCCAGGTGATCATCTGGGACTGCAACGGCGGAACCAACCAGCAATGGAACATCAACAGCAACGGCACCATCACCGGAGTCCAGTCCGGACGATGCCTCGACGCCAACGCCGCCGGAACCGCCAACGGCACCAAACTCATCCTCTGGTCCTGCAACGGCCAAGCCAACCAGCGATGGACCCTGCGCGACTGA
- a CDS encoding lectin produces MPPIKLSRLRRRTAQACTALLAGTFLTVPSVAGTAQAAPAVYEPTWTSVDQHPAAPEWFQDAKYGVYWHWGAFATPEYGTEWYPRTMYINGSNENNHHKSVYGDPSAWPYHNFIDGARDKAGNWVQFTPKLKSQGGNFDPAEWAQLVADSGARFAGPVAEHHDGFSMWDSQVNEWNSVDRGPKLDLVRLFADAIRAKNLKFLVTLHHLYNFTGYYDQVPSQPTTTLKKLYGQLGSAAEQQLWYDKLKEVVDKYQPDMIWQDGGLYLVEETKRLNFLAYYYNQANAWGKEVVAAYKDGFNTNGEVYDYERGGPADIRDPYWLTDDAVSNPSWSYTPTITYYSSAALVHALIDRVSKNGNMLLNISPRADGSVPQPQKDLLSAIGAYLRRNGESVYATRAWTTYGEGPTKMGGGSFVEPRAGTAQDIRYTRSKDNTVLYATVLGWPGSTLNLASLAGGRMDLSNLSKAELIGNTAGTYVNLPTRTQDTTGLHITMPSQPYPALAYVVKLTFNGAMKPPAGAGALKGTGSGRCLDVNGASQANGAAAQIWDCNGQANQRWTSTGTSELRVYGNKCLDVNGGGTADGTAVIIWDCNGQNNQKWRLNTDGTITAIGSGKCLDVSGAGTVNGTKVHIWTCHGGTNQKWTRA; encoded by the coding sequence GTGCCCCCCATCAAGCTGTCGCGGCTACGCAGACGGACCGCTCAGGCCTGTACCGCTCTGCTCGCCGGAACCTTCCTCACCGTTCCCTCCGTGGCCGGCACGGCCCAGGCCGCCCCCGCGGTCTACGAGCCCACCTGGACGTCGGTGGACCAGCATCCGGCCGCTCCGGAGTGGTTCCAGGACGCCAAGTACGGCGTCTACTGGCACTGGGGTGCCTTCGCCACGCCTGAGTACGGCACCGAGTGGTATCCGCGCACCATGTACATCAACGGCTCGAACGAGAACAACCACCACAAGAGCGTCTACGGCGACCCCTCGGCGTGGCCGTACCACAACTTCATCGACGGTGCGCGCGACAAGGCCGGCAACTGGGTGCAGTTCACTCCGAAGCTCAAGTCGCAGGGCGGCAACTTCGACCCCGCCGAGTGGGCACAGCTGGTGGCCGACTCCGGGGCCAGGTTCGCCGGGCCGGTCGCCGAGCACCACGACGGCTTCTCCATGTGGGACAGCCAGGTCAACGAATGGAACTCCGTCGACCGCGGGCCCAAGCTCGACCTGGTACGGCTGTTCGCCGACGCGATCCGCGCCAAGAACCTGAAGTTCCTGGTCACCCTGCACCACCTGTACAACTTCACCGGCTACTACGACCAGGTGCCCTCGCAGCCGACCACCACCTTGAAGAAGCTGTACGGCCAGCTCGGCTCCGCCGCGGAGCAGCAACTGTGGTACGACAAGCTGAAGGAGGTCGTCGACAAATACCAGCCGGACATGATCTGGCAGGACGGCGGCCTGTATCTCGTCGAGGAGACCAAGCGGCTCAATTTCCTGGCGTATTACTACAACCAGGCCAACGCGTGGGGCAAAGAGGTCGTCGCCGCCTACAAGGACGGCTTCAACACCAACGGCGAGGTGTACGACTACGAGCGTGGCGGGCCCGCCGACATCCGCGATCCCTACTGGCTGACCGACGACGCAGTCAGCAACCCGTCCTGGTCCTACACCCCGACCATCACGTACTACAGCTCGGCCGCACTGGTCCACGCGCTGATCGACCGGGTGAGCAAGAACGGCAACATGCTGCTCAACATCTCCCCCAGAGCCGACGGTTCGGTCCCACAGCCGCAGAAGGACCTGCTGAGCGCCATCGGCGCCTACCTGCGGCGCAACGGCGAATCGGTCTACGCCACGCGCGCCTGGACCACCTACGGCGAAGGGCCGACCAAGATGGGCGGCGGCAGTTTCGTGGAACCCCGGGCCGGCACCGCGCAGGACATCCGCTACACCCGCAGCAAGGACAACACCGTGCTGTACGCCACCGTGCTCGGCTGGCCAGGCTCCACCCTCAACCTCGCCTCGCTGGCCGGCGGCCGGATGGATCTGTCCAACCTGAGCAAGGCCGAGCTCATCGGCAACACCGCCGGCACCTACGTCAACCTTCCCACCCGCACCCAGGACACCACCGGCCTGCACATCACCATGCCCAGCCAGCCCTACCCGGCGCTGGCGTACGTGGTGAAACTGACCTTCAACGGCGCCATGAAGCCACCGGCCGGCGCCGGCGCGCTGAAAGGCACCGGGTCGGGACGATGCCTGGACGTCAACGGCGCCTCGCAGGCCAACGGCGCCGCGGCGCAGATCTGGGACTGCAACGGCCAGGCCAACCAGCGCTGGACCTCCACCGGCACCAGTGAGCTGCGGGTCTACGGCAACAAGTGCCTGGACGTCAACGGCGGCGGCACCGCCGACGGCACCGCGGTGATCATCTGGGACTGCAACGGCCAGAACAACCAGAAATGGCGCCTCAACACCGACGGCACCATCACTGCGATCGGGTCCGGCAAGTGCCTGGACGTGTCCGGCGCCGGCACCGTCAACGGCACCAAGGTGCACATCTGGACCTGCCACGGCGGCACCAACCAGAAATGGACCCGGGCCTGA
- a CDS encoding lectin — MQTADRRGSAPVRRALVTRALSALSVLGLVAAALAPAGAAFAATVQVAPVSPSDSAATIIAKAADVVPAPRQLAWQRLEQYNFIHFGINTFTGREWGTGTEDPNAFQPTGLNTDQWAAAIKNAGFKGAILTAKHHDGYLLFPSKYSQFGVASSSWSGGRGDVVKSFTDSMHKYGLKAGLYVSPADLRENLSGGRFANGSTSRQVTIPSDPTEIVNGVTFRFDSDDYNAYFENTLYELLTRYGSIDELWWDGANPTGRDQPYNFKDWATMVRTLQPNAVMENDGGPDVRWVGNENGYARTSEWSVVPATGDPATAADTVLPVPGFNTAADVGSDSLLSQRKPDGTSAWNVLRWFPAECNGTLSARHNWFWQPGETWRPVTEMIEMYYGSVGRNCNMLVNISPNRQGLLDQSAVDTLTQFGTVVSSTFATNLASGAGAANDSGTSNSTGHTPDLAVNGDLDSSWQPAGATGALVLTLPSSRTFDVIATQEDLRIGQRTRSFAVDSWNGNSWTQIATDTTIGHKKLIRLASPVTTNRVRLRVTSSRAAPGIAEFGLYLRPSGSTSPTSTIRGVGSGRCLDVNGNSQANGIQLQIWDCNGGANQQWASTSANELRVYGNKCLDVNGGGSADGTAVITWDCNGQNNQKWRLNSDGTITAIGANKCLDVSGAGTANGTKIHIWSCTGQNNQKWTRP, encoded by the coding sequence ATGCAGACTGCAGATCGGCGCGGATCCGCGCCGGTGAGGCGCGCTCTGGTCACAAGAGCACTGAGCGCGCTGTCCGTTCTCGGCCTGGTCGCGGCCGCCCTGGCTCCGGCCGGCGCCGCCTTCGCCGCCACGGTCCAGGTCGCGCCGGTGTCACCGTCGGACTCCGCCGCCACGATCATCGCGAAGGCCGCGGATGTCGTGCCGGCTCCCCGTCAACTCGCCTGGCAGCGGCTGGAGCAGTACAACTTCATTCACTTCGGCATCAATACCTTCACCGGCAGGGAGTGGGGCACCGGCACCGAGGATCCGAACGCCTTCCAGCCCACAGGTCTGAACACCGACCAGTGGGCGGCCGCGATAAAGAACGCCGGGTTCAAGGGGGCGATCCTCACCGCCAAGCACCACGACGGCTATCTGCTCTTTCCCTCCAAGTACAGCCAATTCGGTGTCGCGTCATCCTCCTGGTCCGGCGGCCGGGGGGACGTGGTGAAGAGCTTCACCGATTCCATGCACAAGTACGGGTTGAAGGCCGGCCTCTATGTGTCGCCTGCCGACCTGCGCGAGAACCTGTCCGGCGGGCGATTCGCCAACGGCAGCACCAGTAGACAGGTGACGATCCCTTCCGACCCCACGGAGATCGTCAATGGGGTCACGTTCCGCTTCGACTCCGACGACTACAACGCCTATTTCGAGAACACCCTGTACGAACTGCTGACCCGCTACGGCAGCATCGACGAACTGTGGTGGGACGGCGCCAACCCGACCGGCCGCGACCAGCCGTACAACTTCAAGGACTGGGCCACCATGGTTCGCACGCTGCAGCCCAACGCGGTCATGGAGAACGACGGCGGGCCGGACGTACGCTGGGTCGGCAACGAGAACGGCTACGCGCGCACGTCGGAATGGTCGGTCGTGCCCGCCACCGGCGATCCCGCGACCGCCGCCGACACCGTACTGCCCGTTCCCGGGTTCAACACCGCCGCCGACGTGGGCAGCGACTCGCTGCTGTCCCAGCGCAAGCCGGACGGGACCAGCGCGTGGAACGTGCTGCGGTGGTTCCCCGCGGAGTGCAACGGAACCCTGTCGGCACGCCACAACTGGTTCTGGCAACCCGGCGAGACCTGGAGACCCGTCACCGAAATGATCGAGATGTACTACGGATCGGTGGGACGCAACTGCAACATGCTGGTGAACATCTCCCCGAACCGCCAGGGACTCCTGGACCAGTCGGCGGTGGACACCCTGACCCAGTTCGGCACCGTAGTGTCGTCGACCTTCGCCACCAACCTCGCGAGCGGCGCCGGCGCGGCCAACGACAGCGGCACCTCCAACAGCACGGGTCACACCCCGGACCTGGCGGTGAACGGCGACCTCGACAGCTCATGGCAGCCGGCCGGCGCCACCGGCGCGCTGGTGCTGACCCTGCCGTCGTCGCGGACCTTCGACGTCATCGCCACACAGGAGGACCTGCGCATCGGCCAGCGGACGAGGTCGTTCGCCGTCGACTCCTGGAACGGCAACTCCTGGACCCAGATCGCGACCGACACCACGATCGGCCACAAGAAGCTGATCCGCCTGGCTTCCCCAGTCACCACCAACCGGGTCAGACTGCGCGTCACCAGCTCCCGCGCCGCACCCGGCATCGCCGAGTTCGGCCTGTACCTTCGCCCTTCCGGCAGCACTTCGCCGACGTCCACGATCAGAGGTGTGGGGTCGGGCCGATGCCTGGACGTCAACGGCAACTCCCAGGCCAACGGCATCCAGTTGCAGATCTGGGACTGCAACGGTGGCGCCAACCAGCAGTGGGCGTCGACCAGCGCGAACGAGCTGCGGGTGTACGGCAACAAGTGCCTGGACGTCAACGGCGGGGGATCAGCGGACGGCACCGCCGTGATCACCTGGGACTGCAACGGGCAGAACAACCAGAAGTGGCGCCTCAACTCCGACGGCACCATCACCGCCATCGGCGCCAACAAGTGCCTGGACGTCTCCGGCGCCGGCACCGCCAACGGCACCAAAATCCATATCTGGTCATGCACCGGCCAGAACAACCAGAAATGGACACGTCCCTGA